One segment of Amycolatopsis alba DSM 44262 DNA contains the following:
- a CDS encoding amino acid permease, producing MSAPRSLGSGSGIFRRKPIEQIEELSGGGGLHRTLGLRQLTAIGVGGIIGAGIFSLAGAVANKTAGPAVLISFLIAGIASAAAAFSYAEFAGLIPRAGSAYTYGYTVLGEIVGWFIGWDLLLEYTAIVAVVAIGISGYFNELLGYLDIDLPTWMLGAPGTEKAGVEPGSYKINLFAVLLCLLIAFILNQGMKNAARFETLLVYLKVGLVLLVVVVGVFHINTDNYSDFFPFGLSGAFTGAATVFFAVFGYDAMSTAAEESTDSQKHMPKAIIYSLAISMVLYVLACLVLTGMVNYKDIDSEAAFSSAFAGIGMKWLGLIIAVGAIIGITTVLFTFMMGASRVGYSMSRDGLLPKWFGKTHPVRKVPNRMTWVLGGASALIAGLLPIGEAAELTNIGILLAFVVVCVAVIVLRYKQPDLPRSFKTPGMPIVPIIGIVFSIWLITFLNPETWLRFAVWFAIGLIIYFAYSRRHSAMNADNGNAKQVSGDDSNA from the coding sequence ATGTCCGCACCGCGCAGCCTGGGCTCGGGATCCGGGATATTCCGCCGCAAACCGATCGAGCAGATCGAAGAACTCAGCGGGGGCGGCGGGCTCCACCGCACGCTGGGGCTGCGGCAGCTGACCGCGATCGGGGTCGGCGGCATCATCGGCGCGGGGATCTTCTCCCTGGCAGGCGCGGTCGCGAACAAGACGGCGGGCCCCGCCGTGCTGATCTCGTTCCTCATCGCGGGTATCGCCAGCGCGGCCGCCGCGTTCTCCTACGCCGAGTTCGCCGGCCTGATCCCCCGCGCCGGGTCCGCGTACACCTACGGCTACACCGTGCTCGGCGAGATCGTCGGCTGGTTCATCGGCTGGGACCTGCTGCTGGAGTACACCGCGATCGTGGCGGTGGTCGCGATCGGCATCTCCGGCTACTTCAACGAGCTGCTGGGCTACCTCGACATCGACCTCCCGACGTGGATGCTCGGCGCCCCTGGCACCGAAAAGGCAGGCGTCGAACCGGGGTCCTACAAGATCAACCTGTTCGCCGTGCTGCTGTGCCTGCTGATCGCCTTCATCCTCAACCAGGGCATGAAGAACGCGGCCCGGTTCGAGACGCTGCTGGTCTATCTGAAGGTCGGCCTGGTCCTGCTGGTGGTCGTCGTCGGCGTCTTCCACATCAACACCGACAACTACTCGGACTTCTTCCCGTTCGGCCTCAGCGGCGCGTTCACCGGAGCCGCGACGGTGTTCTTCGCCGTGTTCGGATACGACGCCATGTCGACCGCCGCCGAGGAGTCGACCGACTCCCAGAAGCACATGCCGAAGGCGATCATCTACTCGCTCGCCATCTCGATGGTGCTCTACGTGCTGGCCTGCCTGGTCCTGACCGGAATGGTCAACTACAAGGACATCGACAGCGAAGCCGCCTTCTCGAGCGCCTTCGCCGGCATCGGGATGAAATGGCTCGGCCTGATCATCGCGGTCGGCGCGATCATCGGTATCACCACGGTGCTGTTCACCTTCATGATGGGCGCGAGCCGCGTCGGTTACTCGATGAGCCGCGACGGCCTGCTGCCCAAGTGGTTCGGCAAGACGCACCCGGTACGCAAGGTGCCGAACCGGATGACCTGGGTACTCGGCGGCGCCTCGGCGCTCATCGCCGGGCTGCTGCCGATCGGCGAGGCTGCGGAGCTGACGAACATCGGCATCCTGCTCGCGTTCGTCGTCGTCTGTGTCGCGGTGATCGTGCTGCGCTACAAGCAGCCGGATCTGCCCCGGTCCTTCAAGACCCCCGGCATGCCGATCGTGCCGATCATCGGAATCGTCTTCTCGATCTGGCTGATCACGTTCCTGAACCCGGAGACCTGGCTTCGGTTCGCGGTCTGGTTCGCCATCGGCCTGATCATCTACTTCGCCTACAGCCGCCGTCACTCCGCCATGAACGCGGACAACGGCAACGCGAAGCAGGTCAGCGGAGACGACTCAAACGCGTAG
- a CDS encoding nitronate monooxygenase — MFEDLRFPVIAAPMAGGPTTPELVAAVTAAGGFGFLAGGYLSADALQSRIVKTAELTSEPFGVNLFVPSGAAEADLGGHVERWRAEAERYGVEPGEPRWDDDAYAAKLEVVLERTVPVVSFTFGTPSPEDVERLHANGSKVAVTVTSPAEADQAVAVGADALVVQGFEAGAHRGLFADEPGAEGGGAQYGALSLLRLVSARTDLPLVATGGLVHGADIAAVLAAGAVAAQLGTAFLRADEAGTQPAHRQALADGGRPTAFTRAFSGRPARSLVNRVVADFSATAPSAYPQVNNLTKPIRAAAGKAGDPEIMSLYAGQTYELAGSGPAASIVERLQAEAREAATRLSRLR, encoded by the coding sequence GTGTTCGAAGACCTGCGTTTCCCGGTGATAGCGGCTCCGATGGCCGGTGGGCCGACCACTCCCGAGCTGGTGGCCGCGGTGACCGCGGCGGGCGGGTTCGGCTTTCTGGCGGGCGGCTATCTGAGTGCTGATGCTCTCCAGAGCCGGATAGTGAAGACCGCCGAACTCACCAGTGAGCCCTTCGGTGTGAACCTCTTCGTCCCAAGTGGCGCGGCCGAGGCGGATCTCGGTGGCCACGTCGAGCGCTGGCGCGCGGAGGCCGAGCGCTACGGCGTCGAGCCCGGCGAGCCGCGCTGGGATGACGACGCTTATGCCGCGAAGCTCGAGGTCGTGCTGGAGCGGACGGTGCCGGTTGTTTCCTTCACCTTCGGCACGCCTTCGCCCGAGGACGTCGAACGCCTGCATGCCAACGGGAGCAAGGTGGCCGTCACCGTCACCAGCCCGGCGGAAGCAGATCAGGCCGTGGCGGTCGGCGCGGACGCTCTCGTGGTCCAGGGATTCGAGGCCGGGGCGCATCGAGGACTCTTCGCTGACGAGCCGGGAGCCGAAGGCGGGGGAGCGCAGTACGGCGCACTCAGTCTGCTTCGCCTGGTCTCGGCGCGGACGGATCTGCCGCTCGTCGCGACCGGTGGGCTCGTGCACGGTGCCGACATCGCGGCGGTGCTGGCGGCGGGTGCTGTCGCGGCCCAGCTGGGGACGGCGTTCCTTCGTGCGGACGAGGCCGGGACACAGCCCGCGCACCGGCAAGCACTCGCGGACGGCGGAAGGCCGACGGCGTTCACCAGGGCGTTCAGCGGACGTCCCGCCCGGTCTCTGGTCAATCGCGTGGTCGCGGACTTTTCGGCTACCGCGCCGTCCGCGTATCCGCAGGTCAACAACTTGACCAAACCGATCCGCGCGGCGGCGGGGAAGGCGGGGGACCCCGAAATCATGTCTCTCTACGCGGGGCAGACCTATGAACTCGCGGGCTCCGGCCCGGCGGCGTCGATCGTCGAACGCCTCCAGGCCGAAGCCCGCGAAGCCGCTACGCGTTTGAGTCGTCTCCGCTGA